From the Phoenix dactylifera cultivar Barhee BC4 chromosome 10, palm_55x_up_171113_PBpolish2nd_filt_p, whole genome shotgun sequence genome, one window contains:
- the LOC103713807 gene encoding glutathione S-transferase TCHQD-like, with the protein MQLYHHPYSMDSQKVRLALEEKGIDYTSYHVNPLTGKNMDASFFRMNPSAKLPVFQNGAHIIFQASDIIQYIDRLTVSLNGEDKPISSEVVEWMHKIEGWSSKIFTLSHVPDKYRLFVSKFVRRVVIARMAEAPDLATMYHLKLLDVYDAEDKVKDPDIVKRSEEKLAELLDNAEMQLNETKYLAGDEFTMADSMFIPVLARITLLNLEKKYINCRPNIAEYYNLVKHRPSYKAVIGKYFSGWRKHRTFMKTLFILAIRSMFRRY; encoded by the exons ATGCAGCTATATCATCATCCATACTCAATGGACAGCCAGAAAGTGCGGCTAGCATTGGAAGAGAAAGGGATCGATTATACATCATACCATGTTAATCCTCTGACAGGAAAGAACATGGATGCCTCGTTCTTCCGCATGAACCCATCTGCAAAACTTCCTGTCTTCCAAAATGGTGCCCACATCATTTTTCAAGCCAGTGATATAATTCA GTACATAGACAGACTCACAGTCTCTCTAAATGGTGAGGATAAACCCATTAGTAGTGAAGTTGTGGAATGGATGCACAAGATCGAAGGTTGGAGTTCCAAGATATTCACCCTCTCTCATGTCCCAGACAAGTATCGCCTATTTGTTTCCAAATTTGTTCGGCGCGTAGTGATTGCTCGCATGGCCGAAGCTCCAGATCTAGCCactatgtatcatctgaaacttCTAGACGTCTATGATGCAGAAGACAAAGTGAAGGATCCTGATATTGTGAAACGGAGCGAGGAAAAACTGGCTGAGCTCCTTGATAATGCAGAAATGCAACTGAATGAGACAAAATATCTTGCTGGTGATGAATTCACCATGGCTGATTCGATGTTTATTCCAGTGCTGGCTCGTATAACTCTTCTAAATCTGGAAAAGAAGTACATAAATTGTAGGCCAAATATAGCAGAGTACTATAACTTGGTGAAGCACAGACCTAGTTACAAAGCGGTCATTGGTAAGTATTTCTCAGGATGGAGAAAGCACCGGACATTTATGAAGACCTTGTTCATTCTTGCCATAAGAAGCATGTTTAGAAGGTATTAG